Sequence from the Candidatus Rokuibacteriota bacterium genome:
CACGGCAGGAGGGGGATGCGCCCTTCCCCCGTCGCCGTCTGCCGAAGACCCACCGGCGCTGACCCGGCCGTAGGCCACCGGTCCCTGACCCGGCCCCGGGGCTACATCGGCCGGAAGGTGCGGTTCCAGTAGTCCCGGTTCTTGACGTCCACCTTGATCTTCTTCACTTCCTCGATGAACTCGGCCATGATCTCGGCCTTCTTCTGGATGATGCGCTTGCCCTTCTCCGCGGAGGCGGTGAAGGGGTTGCCGGGGCGGCCGATGAGGCCGGTGTCGCTGTACTCCTGGTGGTCCATGGGCACCCAGGCCACGTCGAGACCGTTCATGGTGAGATAGGGCGAGCCATTGGCCTTGGTGAACTTGTCGCTCACTTCGGTGATCCACTTCGGCGGATGGGTCCAGTCCTTGTCCGTCCGGTCGAGGTGCACGATCTTCTTGCCGTACAGCCGCTCGAAGTACAGGCACTCGGCGGTCTCCACCTCGCTGCCGTGCCAGCCGGGCGCCTCCTCGGGCGGGTTCTCGATGAGCCCGGTGCCCTTGAGGAGCCCCGGCGCCGCCTCGGCGTCGTTGCGGTAGCAGCAGATGAAGGCGTCGGTCTCGTAGCGCAGTGCCCGCAGGGCCGGGTCCACCGCCTTCATGTTGGAGGTGTGCCCGGTGGCGAAGACCAGCTTGTTGAAGCCGTTGTGGATGAGGGAGCGGCCGACCTCGTACAGGACGTTCTGATAGGTCGCGGCGCTGAGCGTGACCGTCCCCGACGCCATGCCCGCCGGATGGAGATGCTGCGGCGAGTACCCGAACGGGATGAGCTGGTAGTAGGGGACGCTGGCCAGCTCTGCGGCGAGCATGCAGGGCAGCTCGGTGGCGATGCTGTCCGTGCACACCGGCAGGTGCCGCCCGTGCTGCTCCGTGCTCCCCAGCGGGATGAGCACGACGTCCGTCTCCTCCAGCCACTCCCTCACGTCCAGGTAGCCGCACCGGAACAGGTTGTGGATCTTCTCCTTCTTGACCTCGCCCTTCTCCTGCCATTCCATGCTGGGCCTCCGGGTGTCGAGAGATTCACGGACCTCGGCGTCGACGATGTCCCGCAACGTGTGTCGAGTCGGGGACTCTTGGGCCCGCGCGCGGGTGGCCAGGATAGCACGCCGCGGCGCGCGGCAGGAGCCTCGAGACACGTCGTGGGGGTGCCGGCCGCTGTCAGCGCGGAATGCGGATGGCGCCTTCGTCGTAGTTGCCCTGTTCGGCCCGCAGATGGCAGGCCGGACAGTTCGCCTTGCTGCCGACCGCCTTCCGCTGCCAGGCGTCGG
This genomic interval carries:
- a CDS encoding creatininase family protein, translating into MEWQEKGEVKKEKIHNLFRCGYLDVREWLEETDVVLIPLGSTEQHGRHLPVCTDSIATELPCMLAAELASVPYYQLIPFGYSPQHLHPAGMASGTVTLSAATYQNVLYEVGRSLIHNGFNKLVFATGHTSNMKAVDPALRALRYETDAFICCYRNDAEAAPGLLKGTGLIENPPEEAPGWHGSEVETAECLYFERLYGKKIVHLDRTDKDWTHPPKWITEVSDKFTKANGSPYLTMNGLDVAWVPMDHQEYSDTGLIGRPGNPFTASAEKGKRIIQKKAEIMAEFIEEVKKIKVDVKNRDYWNRTFRPM